The proteins below are encoded in one region of Streptomyces sp. NBC_01689:
- a CDS encoding site-specific integrase, whose product MPETTAVEVVDAELVDEDESGALLPAVSRPVARPLVDRHTMLRPGEAVPTTADAPTYSEADFRISQETADLLDEAPPANTSRTYSWAWSKFDAWCAERGRVPLPCTTATFVEYVGHLIREDMAPATIRVHMSAIRSRHPDDQKPGTKKAGEAIRAHGRRRAKAGHRPKKAPAVTTSMLGALVATCTGSTPREEVTALRDAALFTIGWGMLSRRSELAGLLIEQVDVEEEGVTVHVAFSKTDQDAEGEDTFIPADPDPAVCPVGRVSAWLAELRRQGITSGPLFRAVTRSGTIPSRSRGDFLTPDSIGAIVKHRAKLAGVSNPAAVKNPDRITAHGLRRGPAQYLARNGQDPTAQGRWKQGSRTVEKHYLAPARGRENNPFIAARTVEEK is encoded by the coding sequence GTGCCCGAGACGACCGCGGTTGAAGTCGTCGACGCCGAGCTGGTCGACGAGGACGAGAGCGGCGCACTGCTGCCCGCCGTGTCCCGTCCGGTCGCCCGGCCCCTGGTGGACCGTCACACGATGCTGCGTCCCGGGGAGGCCGTGCCGACGACGGCGGACGCCCCGACGTACAGCGAGGCGGACTTCCGCATCTCACAGGAGACGGCCGACCTGCTGGACGAGGCGCCGCCCGCGAACACGTCGCGCACCTACAGCTGGGCCTGGAGCAAGTTCGACGCGTGGTGCGCCGAGCGGGGCCGGGTGCCGCTGCCGTGCACCACGGCGACGTTCGTGGAGTACGTCGGCCACCTGATCCGCGAGGACATGGCTCCGGCCACCATCCGCGTGCACATGTCCGCGATCCGCTCCCGCCACCCCGACGACCAGAAGCCGGGGACGAAGAAGGCCGGCGAGGCGATCCGCGCTCACGGCCGCCGACGGGCGAAGGCGGGCCACCGTCCGAAGAAGGCCCCGGCCGTCACGACGTCGATGCTCGGCGCGCTGGTAGCCACCTGCACCGGCAGCACGCCCCGCGAGGAGGTCACCGCTCTCCGGGACGCCGCGCTCTTCACGATCGGCTGGGGGATGCTCTCGCGCCGCTCCGAGCTGGCCGGTCTGCTCATCGAGCAGGTCGACGTCGAGGAGGAGGGCGTCACTGTGCACGTGGCGTTCTCCAAGACGGACCAGGACGCCGAAGGCGAGGACACGTTCATCCCGGCCGACCCCGACCCGGCCGTCTGCCCGGTCGGCCGGGTGTCCGCCTGGCTCGCGGAGCTCCGCCGCCAGGGCATCACGTCCGGACCGCTGTTCCGCGCCGTGACCCGCAGCGGCACCATCCCGTCCCGCAGCCGAGGTGACTTCCTCACGCCCGACAGCATCGGCGCCATCGTGAAGCACCGCGCGAAGCTGGCCGGCGTCTCCAACCCGGCGGCCGTCAAGAACCCCGACCGCATCACGGCTCACGGCCTGCGGCGCGGCCCCGCCCAGTACCTCGCCCGCAACGGCCAGGACCCCACCGCACAGGGTCGGTGGAAGCAGGGCTCAAGGACCGTCGAGAAGCACTACCTCGC